CCTTGTATGCCATGCACCTGCCCATGGACGCCCACCCGGAGCTGGGTCACAACGCGGTCCTGGCCCGGGCCCTGGGCCTTTCCGGGCTGAGCCCGTTCGGTCTCTACAAGGGCATCGCCATCGGCTGCTGCGGGGATCTGGCGGCGCCGCTGCCCCTGACCGCGGCAGCGGAGCACCTGGACAGGCTGTTCGGAGCCCCGGTGCGGCTCCTGGCCTTTGGCCGGCCGGCCATCCGCCGCATCGCGGTGGTGAGCGGTGCCGGTGCCGACCAGAGCACCCTGGAAGAGGCGTCCGGCCGGGGGGTGGACCTCCTTATCACCGGCGAGACCAGCCACCAGGTGTTCCACATCGCCCAGGAGCTGGGGATAAGCGTCGCCTTCGCCGGCCACTACGAGACCGAGCGCTGGTCGCTCATGGAGCTGGCCGGCCGCCTGACCGCCACCTTCCAGCTGCCGGCCGAGCTCGTCCGCCTGCCCACCGGCATGTGAGCCGGCCATGCTCTACTGCCACCACTGCCCGGGCTACTGCTGCTACCGGCTGCCCGGCTCCCGGCTCCTCATCGACGCTGCGGATATCAACCGCCTGGCCCGGCATTTCGGGATCCGGGATGGCGAGGCCCGGCGGCGCTTTCTCGAAGGCCGCTCCACCTTCCGGGTGCAGCCGGACGGCGCCTGCATCTTCCTGGCCCCGGACCGGCTGTGCCAGCGCTGCACCGTCCACGAGGCCCGGCCGTCCCAGTGCCGGCGCTTCCCCTACGGCCGGCCCTGCCCCTACCTGGAGCGGGCCGATCTCCTTGTCGCCATCGCCCCCCGGGTGGAGGCCAGCCTCCGCCAGGCCTGGCAGGGACGAACCGCGGAATATCCAACAGGGAATGTCCAAGGTCAAAGGGACCGGTAGTTGACGTTTCGGATCCGGCACGGCCAGTCCCTTCTGCGGTTGGATATTCCTTGTTCGCTCTTCGATATTCGTTGTGAGTCTACCCCTCAGCCTTCCTCCCAGGTGATGCAGCGCTCCGGACAGTAGCGGATGGCCTCGGCCACCCGCTCCTGCGGATAGGCCGGCAGCTCGATCACCTCGATGTAGCCCCCCGCGGCGCTCACCCGGAAGACCTCGGGGCAAACCGCCACACAGCTCTCGCAGACCGTGCATTCCGCCAGCTCAACCACGGGATGCAGCATCGTTGTCTCCTTGCAGCCACCGGCTGCTCACGGGCCGGGAACGGTCTGGGCCGAACGGCCCTGGCGCCAGGGCAGCCGCAGCTCCGCGGCCCTGGCCACCCAGACCAGCACCGCCACCACGAAGGCCACCAGGCCGATCCCGGCCATCAGGGTGTAGATCCGGTCGACGCCATGACGATCGGCCACATAGCCCCCCACGGTGGTGGCCAGCGAGCCCATGCCGAAGAGCAGAAAGAAGCTCACCCCGAAGCCGGCACCGTGGGAGCCGTGGCGGGTGTACTTGGCGATGAGATAGTTCTGGGACGGCTGCCAGGTGTAGTAGACCAGACTGAAGAGCGCGCTGGCGGCGATGAGCGGGCTGTCGCTGGCCCGGCCCACCAGGTAGAGGGCCGGGGTGACGATGGCAAAGACTACGGCCGGATAGAGCTCCGGATACCGGAGCTTGTCGTTGACCCAGCCCCCCAGCCAGGCCCCCACCAGGCCCAGGGAGAGGACCGCCGTGGTGAGCATGCCGGCCGCCACCACCGGCTGCTCCTGGCTGGCGATGGCGTGCACCTCCCGGGCGAACAGGGCCGGGAAGAAGGTCAGGGAGCCCCGGAAGATGAAGCCGGAGAGTACGCTGCCTGCCAGGAGCAGGAGGAGGGCCGCCGATATCCCGGCGGTTGCCGGCCGCAACGGCAGCTCCCCGGCCGGCTGGCCGGTACGGCTGGCACGGCCGGCCACCAGCTGGCGCGGCAGGCTGGCCACGGTGCCCCAGTCCAGGTCCGCCTCGCCGGCCATCCGGCTGCGGCCGAGGAAGAAGGCGAAGCCCAGGCCCAGGAGCCCGCAGGCGATGTAGGCGGTGCGCCAGGTGCCGGACAGCCAGAAGAGGAAGCTGGCCGCCAAAGGGGCCAGGAAGAGCCCCAGGTTGCCCAGCACCCCGTGCAGGCCCAGGGCTCGCCCCTTGACCGCCACCCGCCGGGCGATGAGGGACAGGCCAGCGGGATGATGGATGCTGGCCGCCAGGCCCAGGAGGGCGTAGCTGGCCATGAAGCCCATGGCACCCGGCGCCACCCCCACCAGGAGCGCCGCCCCGCTCATGCCGTAGACCCCCAGGGTCAACATCCGCTTGGAGCCGATGCGGTCGGCCAGGAGGCCGGCGGGGATCCCCCCCAGGCCATAGAGGAAGTAGCCCACGTTGGCCACCAGCCCCAGGGTGGTGAAGCTCAGGTCGTTGTCGCCGGCCACCACCACCAGGAGCGCCGGCAGGAGGGACATGTAGCTGTGGCACAGAAAGTGGGAGCCTGCGGCCAGCCAGGTGGCCTTGCCGCTGTCGGTCATCGCTTCTTCTCCCAGGCCACCGGCGCGGTCAGGGCGGGCAGCGCCAGGATCTCGGCCAGCTCCGGATCGTCGGCATGATCGAAGATCCGCTCGGCGATCCGGGCCGGATCGGTGGTGCCCAGCCAGTTGCCCCGGGCATCCACCGGGTAGTCCTGGGCCTCGGCGACCCCGATGTCGTAGTCGGTGTTGTCGTAGATGTTGTTGCTCTCCACCCGCAGCCCCCGGGCCTGATAGAGATAGAGGCCCTTCTTGCTGCCGGTGATCTCGTTGTGGTGGATGAACATCGGGCTGTCTTCCTTGGGCCAGATGCCGAAGAACTTGTTGTCCCGGATCTCGTTGTGGGCGATCTCGGCCCGGGCGTTCCGGCCGGTGATGCCGCCCTTGTTGCGGGTGATGAGGTTGCCCGCGATGACCAGGTCGGAATCCCGGCCGAACCAGGGCACGCCCGGGGTCTCCTCCTCCCGTTTGAAGCTGATGGCCACCCCGTTCTTGACGAATTCGCTGTCTTCGATCCGCAGCTGGGAGCCGTGGGCATGGACGCCGTTGTAGGCGCACAGGATCTTGGCGTGACGGATGACGCTGCCCGCACTGCCCAGGAAGTTGATGGCCCCCCAGTCGGCGGGCTGGGCATCCGCCGCCGCCGAGGTGAAGACGATGGCCTGGCCCGGCTGGCCCTCGGCCAGCAGGCGGCCGCGCACAATCAGCTCCGCCTGGGGATAATAGGGCGAGTCCGGGACATAGAGGTTCTGGTCGCTCTTCTCGTCGATCTTCCGGAAGCGGACCGTGGTGCCCGGGGCGATGGTGAGCGTGATGCCCGGCGGGATCTCCACGTCGCCGGCCAGAACCACCGTGCCGGTCCAGGTGGTGTCCTGGCCAAGAACCGTCTTGCCCAGCTCCAGGGTCGGCTGCCGGTCGCAGGCGGCGGCCAGGCCGAGAATCCCGGCCAGAGCCAGGCCTGGCCAGGAGCGCCCGGGGCGCTCAATCCAGGCCGGTCTGGTATTCGGGTGCGATGCCATATCCCCTCTTCCTGTTCACAAGGCCTATCGTTGCCAGGACAGCGAGGCCCAAAAGGACCGCCACCTGGGCGTTCACCGGGGTGCCGGCGACGCCGGCCCCCAGATCCCAGTTCTCCACCAGGGCCGCCCCCACCAGCATGCCCATGACCGTGGCGCCGGCGTCGCTGTCCCCCTGGCCTGCGGCCACCAGCTGCCGGAAGGGGCAGCCGCGGATGAGGATCGAGCCGAAGCCCACCAGCACCATGCCCAGAAAGGCCCAGCCGTGGTCGGCGTTGCTGCTGGGCTGACCGGCAAGGCCGAGACGGAACTGACCGGTGACGAGATTGGCCGCCAGGGCCGACACCAGGAAGGCGGCGATGGCGATGACCAGGCCGGTGGAGCGGGGGCAGCTCATGATCTCCCGGGGCCCCCAGAGGAAGAGCCGGGCGATCCCGCCGGTGACGCAGAACTGGGTGTACTGGGCCAGGCCGCCGATGGCCAGCCCCACCCCCAGGGAGACCAGCCAGGGGGCGTGCTGGGCCGCTCCCCCCTTGTCGCTGGCCGCCAGAAACGCCGGCTTGGCCACCGCCAGGACCAGGAGAAAGGCCATGAACAGGGGCACCATGAGGCTGTTGGTGGAGGAGGTGGGGCCAGGACTGCCCAGCCGGAAGCCGTTCTCCACAAAGGCCAGGCCGATGTAGACCCCCACCACCAGGCCCAGCAGGCCGATGAAGGCCCCGAGGTCGCCCGCTGCCAGCTTCAGGAACAGCTTGATCGGGCAGCCGATGAAGACCTGGCAGCCGATGACCAGGAGGATGCCGACCAGGAAACGGACCAGGGGCGACGAGCCGCCCTGGGGCCGGAACTCCCGGCGGGCCACAGCCACGGCAAAGGCGCCGAGCACAAAGCCCAGGATCTCCGGCCGCAGATACTGCATGCGGATGTTGTCGTGGAGCCCCAGGGCGCCAGCCACGTTCTGCAGGAAGCAGGAGACGCAGATGCCGGTGTTGGCCGGGTTGCCGAGAAAGGACAGCAGCACCGCGCCCACCCCGAGAAGAAGGCCCATGAGAATGAATCGGCCTGGCTGCACCCGCATGGGCTTCGCTCCCTCAGCCGCAGCTGCCGGCAATCCGGCGCTTCATGTAGTGGAGGACCTTGCGCAGGCGCTGCACCTCCGCATCCCCGGGCCGGGCGGTCAGGGCGACCTCGGCCTCGGCCACCGCATTCCTGATCTTCTTGCCCTGGAAGAGCGGCGTCTTCTTGTCCAGAAAATCCGGGTTGCGGTCCAGGGCGTCCCGGAAGGCGAGCATGGCCGCCACCGGCTGCTGCCGGCGTACCGCCAGCTCGCCCAGCAGGAAATGGGGCCAGCCCTGGTAAGGATAGTCGGCCGTGAGGCCGCGGATCAGCTCCTCGGCCAGCTCCGGATTGTCGCCGGCCAGCATATCCCGGGCCTGGTCCACCCGGGGCTCGAAATCCGGCCCCACGATCGACGTCTGGGCCGCCGGCGGCAGGACGCTCCCCTCCGGCCCTGCCTGACCCCAGGCCTGCCAGACCAGCCAGGATGCCGCCAGGACCAGCACCACCAGGGCGAGGATCGACCAGCGGTCCAGGGCGTCGAGCGCCGCCAGGGCGTTGCCACACGCCGAGCGGCGGCCCAGCCCGCTATCCATCCGATCCATAGAGTCCATCCGGTCCAGCTCAGGGCTCCTCGTCGTCATGGCCGGCGGCTGGCGCCTCCCCTGGCGCCGGCCCGGCCACGACCAGCTCCAGCTCCTCCTGATCCGTGCTCAGGACGAGCTCCTGGCGCAGGGTCATGGCTGGCGGCGGAAACTGGCGGCTGGCGCCCAGAAAGAGGCGGCCAGCCGGCAGGTGCAGGAGGAAGCGGCCGTCCGGCCCGGTCCAGGGGGACAGATAGGCGGGCAGGCCCTGCCAGGTCGGCTGGCGGTGGCCCAGCACATAGGCCATGGCCACCGGCTGTCCCGCCGCATCCAGCACCCGGCCAGAGACCTGAACGGTCTCGGCGCCCCGCTTCTGGCTCAGCCGGGCCGCCTCCTGGAGGTCCAGGACCTGAAGCTCGATCGCGCTCTCCTGCCCCGGGGCCAGATCCACGATCCGGGGCTCGCCGGAATGGCGATCCCCCGGGGCCAAGGGCCCGACCCGGCTGCCGGCGCGGCGCCAGAAGGCCACCGCCCAGTAGCGGCCCGCCGGCACCTGCAGCCGGAACCGGCCGTCGGCCGCGGTGGGCGGGGAGATGAAATCCGCCGGTCGCTTGACCTGGGCCGAGTCATAGAGCAGGACCTCGGCCCCGGCCACCGGCTGGCCCTGCCCATCCAGGAGGCGGCCGGCCAGGATCGCCGGCTCGGCGGCCCGGGCCGGGCCAG
This genomic window from Thermodesulfobacteriota bacterium contains:
- a CDS encoding Nif3-like dinuclear metal center hexameric protein translates to MVKAADVTAYLNGLFTPERFTDSALNGLQAEGSATVTGFCLGVDACAALFAEAGRLGLNYVIVHHGLFWGRPLPLVGYWRERFRLLIEHDLSLYAMHLPMDAHPELGHNAVLARALGLSGLSPFGLYKGIAIGCCGDLAAPLPLTAAAEHLDRLFGAPVRLLAFGRPAIRRIAVVSGAGADQSTLEEASGRGVDLLITGETSHQVFHIAQELGISVAFAGHYETERWSLMELAGRLTATFQLPAELVRLPTGM
- a CDS encoding YkgJ family cysteine cluster protein, with the protein product MLYCHHCPGYCCYRLPGSRLLIDAADINRLARHFGIRDGEARRRFLEGRSTFRVQPDGACIFLAPDRLCQRCTVHEARPSQCRRFPYGRPCPYLERADLLVAIAPRVEASLRQAWQGRTAEYPTGNVQGQRDR
- a CDS encoding ferredoxin; amino-acid sequence: MLHPVVELAECTVCESCVAVCPEVFRVSAAGGYIEVIELPAYPQERVAEAIRYCPERCITWEEG
- a CDS encoding MFS transporter, coding for MTDSGKATWLAAGSHFLCHSYMSLLPALLVVVAGDNDLSFTTLGLVANVGYFLYGLGGIPAGLLADRIGSKRMLTLGVYGMSGAALLVGVAPGAMGFMASYALLGLAASIHHPAGLSLIARRVAVKGRALGLHGVLGNLGLFLAPLAASFLFWLSGTWRTAYIACGLLGLGFAFFLGRSRMAGEADLDWGTVASLPRQLVAGRASRTGQPAGELPLRPATAGISAALLLLLAGSVLSGFIFRGSLTFFPALFAREVHAIASQEQPVVAAGMLTTAVLSLGLVGAWLGGWVNDKLRYPELYPAVVFAIVTPALYLVGRASDSPLIAASALFSLVYYTWQPSQNYLIAKYTRHGSHGAGFGVSFFLLFGMGSLATTVGGYVADRHGVDRIYTLMAGIGLVAFVVAVLVWVARAAELRLPWRQGRSAQTVPGP
- a CDS encoding right-handed parallel beta-helix repeat-containing protein; translated protein: MASHPNTRPAWIERPGRSWPGLALAGILGLAAACDRQPTLELGKTVLGQDTTWTGTVVLAGDVEIPPGITLTIAPGTTVRFRKIDEKSDQNLYVPDSPYYPQAELIVRGRLLAEGQPGQAIVFTSAAADAQPADWGAINFLGSAGSVIRHAKILCAYNGVHAHGSQLRIEDSEFVKNGVAISFKREEETPGVPWFGRDSDLVIAGNLITRNKGGITGRNARAEIAHNEIRDNKFFGIWPKEDSPMFIHHNEITGSKKGLYLYQARGLRVESNNIYDNTDYDIGVAEAQDYPVDARGNWLGTTDPARIAERIFDHADDPELAEILALPALTAPVAWEKKR
- the yedE gene encoding YedE family putative selenium transporter, translating into MRVQPGRFILMGLLLGVGAVLLSFLGNPANTGICVSCFLQNVAGALGLHDNIRMQYLRPEILGFVLGAFAVAVARREFRPQGGSSPLVRFLVGILLVIGCQVFIGCPIKLFLKLAAGDLGAFIGLLGLVVGVYIGLAFVENGFRLGSPGPTSSTNSLMVPLFMAFLLVLAVAKPAFLAASDKGGAAQHAPWLVSLGVGLAIGGLAQYTQFCVTGGIARLFLWGPREIMSCPRSTGLVIAIAAFLVSALAANLVTGQFRLGLAGQPSSNADHGWAFLGMVLVGFGSILIRGCPFRQLVAAGQGDSDAGATVMGMLVGAALVENWDLGAGVAGTPVNAQVAVLLGLAVLATIGLVNRKRGYGIAPEYQTGLD
- a CDS encoding carboxypeptidase-like regulatory domain-containing protein — translated: MAWWLALFILLAAGPARAAEPAILAGRLLDGQGQPVAGAEVLLYDSAQVKRPADFISPPTAADGRFRLQVPAGRYWAVAFWRRAGSRVGPLAPGDRHSGEPRIVDLAPGQESAIELQVLDLQEAARLSQKRGAETVQVSGRVLDAAGQPVAMAYVLGHRQPTWQGLPAYLSPWTGPDGRFLLHLPAGRLFLGASRQFPPPAMTLRQELVLSTDQEELELVVAGPAPGEAPAAGHDDEEP